A single genomic interval of Saccharothrix saharensis harbors:
- a CDS encoding histone-like nucleoid-structuring protein Lsr2: MAQKVTVTLVDDLDGGKAEETVGFGLDGVSYEIDLSADNASRLRDALADFVASARKAGGRKRGPGRPAGVKAARPASADREQNQAIREWARKQGMKVSDRGRIPAEVLEAYHQQG, encoded by the coding sequence ATGGCGCAGAAGGTCACCGTGACCCTGGTCGATGACCTGGACGGTGGGAAGGCCGAGGAGACGGTCGGCTTCGGATTGGACGGTGTGTCCTACGAGATCGACCTTTCTGCGGACAATGCGTCCAGGCTCCGCGACGCTCTCGCCGACTTCGTCGCCAGCGCCCGCAAGGCGGGTGGCCGCAAGCGCGGCCCGGGTCGTCCGGCCGGTGTGAAGGCGGCTCGTCCCGCTTCGGCGGATCGCGAGCAGAACCAGGCCATTCGGGAGTGGGCCCGCAAGCAGGGCATGAAGGTGTCCGATCGCGGTCGCATCCCGGCCGAGGTGCTGGAGGCTTACCACCAGCAGGGCTGA
- the lysS gene encoding lysine--tRNA ligase: MSEQPATGSATSDDDLPEQLRVRREKRARLLERGVDPYPVEVPRTHALREVREAHQGLEPDTSTGDVVGVTGRVMFIRNTGKLCFATLREGDGTELQAMLSLNGVGEQALAEWKSDVDLGDHVFVHGEVITSRRGELSVMADGWSMTAKALRPLPVAHKELAEETRIRQRYVDLILREQARNTVRNRAAVVRSLRESFHRRGFIEVETPMLQTLQGGASARPFVTRSNALDIDLFLRIAPELYLKRCVVGGIEKVFEINRNFRNEGMDSSHSPEFSMLEYYEAYATYDTNAVLTRELIQEAAMAVAGSHVVTLADGSEYDLGGEWTTLSMYDSLSEAAGEEVTPETSSERLRELADKHGLETDPKLGHGKLVEELWEHLVGDSLHAPTFVRDFPVETSPLTRQHRTRPGVAEKWDLYVRGFELATGYSELVDPVVERERLEAQARLGATGDVEAMPVDEDFLRSLEYGMPPSGGVGMGIDRLLMALTGLGIRETILFPLVRPE, translated from the coding sequence GTGAGTGAGCAGCCAGCGACCGGTTCCGCGACCAGCGACGACGATCTCCCCGAGCAGCTGAGGGTGCGCCGGGAGAAGCGGGCGCGACTGCTGGAACGCGGTGTCGATCCGTATCCGGTCGAAGTACCGCGGACGCACGCGTTGCGCGAGGTCCGCGAAGCGCATCAGGGCCTGGAACCCGACACGTCGACCGGTGATGTGGTCGGGGTGACCGGCCGGGTCATGTTCATCCGCAACACCGGCAAGTTGTGCTTCGCGACGCTGCGCGAGGGCGACGGCACCGAACTGCAGGCCATGCTGAGCCTGAACGGCGTGGGCGAGCAGGCGCTCGCCGAATGGAAGTCCGACGTCGACTTGGGCGACCACGTATTCGTGCACGGCGAGGTCATCACGTCCCGCCGCGGCGAACTGTCCGTGATGGCGGACGGCTGGTCCATGACGGCGAAGGCGTTGCGCCCGTTGCCGGTCGCGCACAAGGAACTCGCCGAGGAAACCCGCATTCGGCAGCGGTACGTGGATCTGATCCTGCGCGAGCAGGCCAGGAACACGGTGCGCAACCGGGCCGCGGTGGTGCGGTCGTTGCGGGAGTCGTTCCACCGGCGCGGTTTCATCGAAGTCGAGACCCCGATGTTGCAGACGTTGCAGGGCGGCGCGAGCGCCCGGCCGTTCGTGACCCGGTCGAACGCGCTCGACATCGACCTGTTCCTGCGCATCGCGCCGGAGCTGTACCTCAAGCGGTGCGTGGTCGGCGGTATCGAGAAGGTCTTCGAGATCAACCGCAACTTCCGCAACGAGGGCATGGACTCGTCCCATTCGCCCGAGTTCTCCATGCTGGAGTACTACGAGGCGTACGCCACCTACGACACCAACGCGGTGCTGACCCGCGAGCTGATCCAGGAAGCCGCGATGGCGGTCGCCGGTTCGCACGTGGTGACGCTGGCCGACGGTTCCGAGTACGACCTCGGCGGCGAGTGGACGACGTTGAGCATGTACGACTCGTTGTCCGAGGCGGCCGGTGAAGAAGTCACGCCCGAAACTTCTTCGGAGCGGCTGCGCGAGCTCGCCGACAAGCACGGCCTGGAGACCGACCCGAAGCTCGGGCACGGCAAGCTGGTCGAAGAGCTGTGGGAGCACCTGGTCGGCGACTCCTTGCACGCGCCGACTTTTGTGCGTGATTTCCCGGTGGAGACCTCGCCGCTCACCCGCCAGCACCGCACCCGACCGGGGGTGGCCGAAAAGTGGGACCTCTACGTGCGCGGTTTCGAGTTGGCCACGGGATACTCCGAACTGGTGGACCCGGTGGTGGAGCGGGAGCGGTTGGAAGCCCAGGCCCGGCTCGGCGCGACCGGTGACGTCGAGGCGATGCCGGTCGACGAAGACTTTCTGCGATCACTGGAGTACGGAATGCCACCGAGCGGTGGTGTGGGAATGGGCATCGACCGGCTGCTGATGGCGCTCACCGGTCTCGGTATCCGGGAGACGATCCTGTTCCCCCTCGTGCGCCCGGAATGA
- a CDS encoding class I SAM-dependent methyltransferase encodes MTGDDLRARRANSFGAHAPAYAQHRPDYPAEAIRWVLEPLGDGPRDVLDLAAGTGKLTGGLLALGHHVTAVEPDEGMLSELVRHHGAARALPGTAERIPLPDHTVDAVVVGQAFHWFDPARAMPEIARVLRPGGVLAALWNDYDTSAPWVAEFVRATHSSVSKQDDLAFDPMTEHELFADPVKRDFPHAHRRTAESLVAMVNTHSHALVIAEEERAELNARMLAFLKSRPETAEGEFELPLTVHVKRLRRV; translated from the coding sequence GTGACGGGAGACGACTTGCGGGCACGACGGGCGAACTCCTTCGGAGCGCACGCCCCGGCATACGCGCAACACCGACCGGACTACCCCGCCGAGGCCATCCGCTGGGTGCTGGAACCACTGGGCGACGGGCCGCGCGACGTGCTGGACCTGGCGGCGGGCACCGGCAAGCTGACCGGCGGACTGCTCGCCCTGGGCCACCACGTGACGGCCGTCGAGCCGGACGAGGGGATGCTGTCGGAGCTGGTGCGCCACCACGGCGCGGCACGCGCGCTGCCCGGCACCGCGGAGCGGATCCCGCTGCCGGACCACACGGTGGACGCGGTCGTGGTCGGCCAGGCGTTCCACTGGTTCGACCCGGCGCGCGCGATGCCGGAGATCGCCCGCGTGCTGCGGCCGGGCGGGGTGCTGGCCGCGCTGTGGAACGACTACGACACCTCGGCGCCGTGGGTCGCGGAGTTCGTCCGGGCGACCCACTCCAGCGTCAGCAAGCAGGACGACCTGGCCTTCGACCCGATGACGGAGCACGAGCTGTTCGCCGACCCGGTGAAGCGGGACTTCCCCCACGCGCACCGCCGCACCGCCGAGTCCCTGGTGGCCATGGTCAACACCCACTCGCACGCGCTGGTGATCGCGGAGGAGGAGCGGGCCGAGCTGAACGCGCGGATGCTCGCGTTCCTCAAGTCCCGCCCGGAAACCGCCGAGGGCGAGTTCGAGCTGCCGCTGACCGTGCACGTGAAGCGGCTGCGCCGGGTCTGA
- a CDS encoding type III pantothenate kinase, giving the protein MLLAIDVGNTNIVLGLYDGTGDSAALIRDWRMRTDARMTADELALTMRGLLGEYADKITGISALSTVPAVLRELRVMLGRYYAGVPKVLVEPGVRTGVPLLVDNPKEVGSDRVINTLAAHHLHSTACVVVDFGTSTNLDVISAKGEFLGGALAPGIEISVDALAARAAQLRKVELVRPRSVIGKNTVECLQSGIVYGFVGQVDGLVRRIVDELQQSEPGPVAVIATGGLAPLVVSESATIQSHVPDLTLLGLRLVFERNRA; this is encoded by the coding sequence GTGCTGCTCGCCATCGACGTCGGCAACACCAACATCGTGCTGGGCCTGTACGACGGCACGGGGGACTCCGCCGCGCTGATCCGGGACTGGCGGATGCGCACCGACGCCCGGATGACCGCCGACGAGCTGGCGCTGACCATGCGCGGCCTGCTCGGCGAGTACGCCGACAAGATCACCGGCATCTCGGCGCTGTCCACCGTGCCCGCGGTGCTGCGGGAGCTGCGCGTGATGCTCGGGCGGTACTACGCGGGCGTGCCGAAGGTGCTGGTGGAGCCGGGCGTGCGCACCGGCGTGCCGCTGCTGGTGGACAACCCCAAGGAGGTCGGCTCCGACCGGGTGATCAACACGCTGGCCGCGCACCACCTGCACAGCACGGCGTGCGTGGTGGTCGACTTCGGCACGTCCACGAACCTCGACGTGATCTCGGCCAAGGGCGAATTCCTGGGCGGCGCGCTCGCGCCGGGCATCGAGATCTCCGTGGACGCGCTCGCCGCCCGCGCCGCGCAGCTGCGCAAGGTCGAGCTGGTGCGGCCCCGGTCGGTGATCGGCAAGAACACCGTGGAGTGCCTCCAGTCGGGCATCGTCTACGGGTTCGTCGGCCAGGTCGACGGGCTGGTGCGCCGGATCGTGGACGAGCTCCAGCAGAGCGAGCCGGGTCCGGTGGCGGTGATCGCGACCGGCGGCCTCGCGCCCCTGGTGGTGTCCGAGTCGGCCACCATCCAGTCGCACGTGCCGGACCTGACCCTGCTGGGCCTGCGGCTGGTGTTCGAGCGCAACCGGGCGTGA
- the panD gene encoding aspartate 1-decarboxylase: MFRTMLKSKIHRATVTQADLHYVGSVTVDEDLMEAADLLAGEQVAIVDVTNGARLETYVIPGARGTGVIGINGAAAHLVKPGDLVILIAYGQMDDAEARVYEPKVVFVDADNKVVELGADPAHAPAGSGLVNGSTTALPEPVAAETEDAAALDALIQAED, translated from the coding sequence ATGTTCCGCACCATGCTCAAGTCGAAGATCCACCGGGCCACCGTCACCCAGGCCGACCTGCACTACGTCGGCTCGGTGACGGTGGACGAGGACCTGATGGAGGCCGCGGACCTGCTGGCGGGCGAGCAGGTCGCGATCGTGGACGTGACCAACGGCGCCCGGCTGGAGACCTACGTCATCCCGGGCGCGCGCGGCACCGGCGTGATCGGGATCAACGGCGCGGCGGCGCACCTGGTCAAGCCGGGCGACCTGGTGATCCTCATCGCCTACGGGCAGATGGACGACGCCGAGGCGCGGGTGTACGAACCGAAGGTGGTCTTCGTCGACGCCGACAACAAGGTGGTCGAACTGGGCGCGGACCCGGCGCACGCGCCGGCGGGTTCGGGGTTGGTGAACGGCTCCACCACCGCGCTGCCGGAGCCGGTGGCGGCGGAGACCGAGGACGCGGCGGCGCTGGACGCGTTGATCCAGGCCGAGGACTAG
- the panC gene encoding pantoate--beta-alanine ligase → MTKPLTKDDYQPGDVTVHRDPDRLRRVTKALKAAGRNIALVPTMGALHEGHRKLIREAQVLQNTVVVVSIFVNPTQFGPNEDFDRYPRSFESDVDICREERVGLVFAPSADDMYLPGSTVTVDPGPLGDELEGRTRPGHFAGVLSVVAKLFNIVQPTYAVFGEKDYQQLTLIHRMARDLNFGLDVVGVPTVREPDGLALSSRNRYLSAEERSAATALSAALVAGAHVSGRGADAVLEAARTTLAAAPGVDLDYLELRAPDLGPAPENGDARLLVAARVGSTRLIDNTAVLLGTGDE, encoded by the coding sequence ATGACCAAGCCGCTCACCAAGGACGACTACCAGCCGGGCGACGTGACGGTGCACCGCGACCCCGACCGGTTGCGCCGCGTCACCAAGGCGTTGAAGGCGGCCGGTCGCAACATCGCGCTGGTGCCGACCATGGGCGCGCTGCACGAGGGCCACCGCAAGCTGATCCGCGAGGCGCAGGTCCTGCAGAACACCGTGGTCGTCGTCTCCATCTTCGTGAACCCGACCCAGTTCGGGCCGAACGAGGACTTCGACCGCTACCCGCGCAGCTTCGAGTCCGATGTGGACATCTGCCGCGAGGAGCGCGTCGGGCTGGTGTTCGCGCCGTCCGCGGACGACATGTACCTGCCCGGCAGCACGGTCACGGTGGACCCGGGCCCGCTCGGCGACGAGCTGGAGGGCCGGACCCGGCCCGGCCACTTCGCCGGCGTGCTGTCCGTGGTCGCCAAGCTGTTCAACATCGTGCAGCCGACCTACGCGGTGTTCGGCGAGAAGGACTACCAGCAGCTGACGCTGATCCACCGGATGGCGCGGGACCTGAACTTCGGCCTGGACGTGGTCGGCGTGCCGACCGTGCGGGAACCCGACGGCCTGGCGCTGTCGTCCCGCAACCGCTACCTGTCCGCCGAGGAGCGCTCCGCCGCGACCGCGTTGTCCGCCGCGCTGGTGGCGGGCGCGCACGTCAGCGGCCGGGGCGCGGACGCCGTGCTCGAGGCCGCGCGCACCACGCTCGCCGCCGCGCCCGGCGTCGACCTCGACTACCTGGAGCTGCGCGCGCCCGACCTCGGCCCCGCGCCGGAGAACGGCGACGCCCGCCTGCTGGTGGCCGCCCGCGTCGGCTCCACCCGACTGATCGACAACACCGCCGTGCTGCTCGGCACCGGTGACGAGTAA
- a CDS encoding Rossmann-like and DUF2520 domain-containing protein, whose protein sequence is MDATPRPARLAVGVISAGRVGSVLGAALARAGHVVSAVSAVSRDSLRRAEELLPDVPVLPPPDVAASADLVLLAVPDDELAGLVRGLVATGSLRAGQIVVHTSGAQGVEVLRPAAALGALCVALHPVMTFTGRAEDVQRMNACSVGVTAADGDDIARHVGEALVVEMSAEPVRVPEAARPLYHAALAHGANHLITLVADCADLLRGAGIADAERMLGPLLSAALDNALRHGDRALTGPVARGDAGTVAKHLEELAGTDALPAYRVLALRTAARAEAAGLLKPELAAEVRTTLEGQA, encoded by the coding sequence ATGGACGCGACCCCCCGCCCCGCGCGGTTGGCCGTGGGAGTGATCTCGGCCGGCCGGGTGGGTTCGGTGCTGGGCGCCGCGCTGGCCCGGGCCGGGCACGTCGTGAGCGCCGTCTCCGCCGTTTCCCGCGACTCCCTGCGCCGCGCCGAAGAGCTGCTGCCCGACGTGCCCGTGCTGCCGCCGCCGGACGTCGCCGCCTCCGCCGACCTGGTGCTGCTGGCCGTGCCCGACGACGAGCTGGCCGGCCTGGTCCGCGGTCTCGTGGCCACCGGCTCGCTGCGCGCCGGGCAGATCGTCGTGCACACCAGCGGCGCGCAGGGCGTCGAGGTGCTGCGGCCCGCGGCCGCGTTGGGCGCGCTGTGCGTGGCGCTGCACCCCGTGATGACGTTCACCGGCCGGGCCGAGGACGTGCAGCGGATGAACGCCTGCTCGGTCGGCGTCACCGCGGCCGACGGCGACGACATCGCCCGGCACGTCGGCGAGGCGCTGGTGGTGGAGATGTCCGCCGAACCGGTGCGGGTGCCCGAAGCCGCCCGCCCGCTCTACCACGCCGCGCTCGCGCACGGCGCGAACCACCTGATCACGCTGGTCGCCGACTGCGCGGACCTGCTGCGCGGCGCGGGCATCGCCGACGCCGAGCGGATGCTCGGCCCGCTGCTGTCCGCCGCGCTGGACAACGCCCTGCGGCACGGCGACCGCGCCCTCACCGGCCCGGTCGCGCGCGGCGACGCCGGCACCGTGGCCAAGCACCTGGAAGAGCTGGCGGGAACCGACGCGCTCCCCGCCTACCGCGTTCTGGCGCTCCGCACCGCGGCACGCGCCGAGGCCGCCGGGCTGCTCAAGCCCGAACTCGCGGCCGAAGTCCGCACCACCCTAGAGGGACAGGCATGA
- a CDS encoding PrsW family intramembrane metalloprotease: protein MTTPARTRVDRQRWTVLLPVLGLVALGVSGLVLFGLGTSQTGLLPILVGAVAALLPVLAVIGAYLWIDRWEPEPAKILLLAFFWGACGATITSLVFNQTAHVLGQLINDGDGSTFAAVVGAPITEEAAKAAFIVALFLRRRQEFDGVVDGVVYAGVTAAGFAFTENIWYFARVFSDSGFGDLGSGVIALFILRGVLSPFAHPLFTSMTGIGIGVAAMTASRRVRVVAPVLGYLGAAGLHSLWNFSTTVGTGSTFINLYFLIMVPIFAGMVLMVVWQRRREQRIVAGQLPAMAANKWIASSEVTLLASLQGRSRWRRTVKRKVGDQAAKAVAGYQVAATELAFLRHRMANGTAGHDAEERHAKLLAALVAARQAAVDAPGALKAAGGVRRS from the coding sequence GTGACCACTCCCGCCCGCACGCGCGTCGACCGGCAACGCTGGACCGTCCTGCTCCCGGTCCTGGGCCTGGTCGCGCTGGGCGTGTCCGGACTGGTCCTGTTCGGCCTCGGCACGTCGCAGACCGGCCTGCTGCCGATCCTGGTCGGCGCGGTGGCCGCGCTGCTGCCCGTCCTCGCGGTGATCGGCGCCTACCTGTGGATCGACCGCTGGGAGCCGGAGCCGGCGAAGATCCTGCTGCTGGCGTTCTTCTGGGGCGCGTGCGGCGCGACGATCACCTCTTTGGTGTTCAACCAGACCGCGCACGTGCTCGGCCAGCTCATCAACGACGGCGACGGCAGCACGTTCGCCGCCGTGGTCGGCGCGCCGATCACCGAGGAGGCCGCGAAGGCGGCGTTCATCGTGGCGCTGTTCCTGCGCCGGCGGCAGGAGTTCGACGGCGTGGTGGACGGCGTGGTCTACGCGGGCGTGACGGCCGCGGGTTTCGCGTTCACCGAGAACATCTGGTACTTCGCCCGCGTCTTCTCCGACAGCGGGTTCGGCGACCTGGGCAGCGGCGTGATCGCGCTGTTCATCCTGCGCGGCGTGCTCTCGCCGTTCGCGCACCCGCTGTTCACGTCGATGACCGGCATCGGGATCGGCGTCGCGGCCATGACCGCGAGCCGCCGGGTGCGGGTCGTCGCGCCCGTCCTGGGCTACCTCGGCGCGGCGGGCCTGCACTCGCTGTGGAACTTCTCCACCACGGTCGGCACCGGCTCCACGTTCATCAACCTGTACTTCCTGATCATGGTGCCGATCTTCGCCGGCATGGTGCTCATGGTCGTCTGGCAGCGCCGCCGCGAGCAGCGGATCGTCGCGGGCCAGCTGCCCGCCATGGCCGCCAACAAGTGGATCGCCTCCAGCGAGGTCACCCTGCTGGCCAGCCTCCAGGGCCGCAGCCGGTGGCGGCGCACGGTCAAGCGCAAGGTCGGCGACCAGGCGGCCAAGGCCGTGGCGGGCTACCAGGTCGCGGCCACCGAACTGGCGTTCCTGCGGCACCGCATGGCCAACGGCACGGCGGGCCACGACGCGGAGGAACGTCACGCCAAGCTGCTCGCCGCGCTCGTCGCCGCACGTCAAGCCGCCGTGGACGCGCCGGGCGCGCTGAAGGCCGCGGGTGGCGTTCGTCGCAGTTGA
- a CDS encoding SAM-dependent methyltransferase translates to MVDSEALWREALYGPSGFFARGEVPADHFRTAPLVGPELAEALLVLLDRVDLALGRPARLDFVDVGAGGGELAGAVRSLASGSLGARLVVTAVDVGPARSVPGVRWRSDLPSSVHGLLVGHEWLDAVPCPVVTGPCAHPWLDRWWPVREGERAEIGEPRDSAWAGAVSRVARGAALAVDYGHLRDDRVAGRYARGTFAAYRGGRRVEPVFDGTCDLTAHVALDACAEAAGGEWVLVSQRDALAALGLSGEVPRTGDGSAWLAAAERASRVAELRAEGGLGSFGWLLHGVGVPVPALLPPLPPWRP, encoded by the coding sequence ATGGTGGACTCGGAAGCCCTGTGGCGGGAGGCGCTGTACGGGCCGTCGGGGTTCTTCGCGCGTGGCGAGGTCCCGGCGGACCACTTCCGCACCGCGCCGCTGGTGGGTCCTGAGCTGGCCGAAGCCCTGCTCGTGCTGCTCGATCGGGTGGACTTGGCGCTGGGTCGGCCGGCGCGGCTGGACTTCGTCGACGTGGGTGCCGGCGGCGGTGAGCTGGCGGGCGCGGTGCGGTCGCTGGCCTCGGGGTCGCTGGGCGCGCGGCTGGTGGTGACGGCGGTGGACGTCGGGCCGGCGCGGTCGGTGCCGGGGGTGCGGTGGCGGTCGGACCTGCCGTCGTCGGTGCACGGGCTGCTGGTCGGGCACGAGTGGCTGGACGCGGTGCCGTGCCCGGTGGTGACGGGGCCGTGCGCACACCCCTGGCTGGACCGGTGGTGGCCGGTGCGCGAGGGGGAACGGGCGGAGATCGGCGAGCCGCGGGACTCGGCGTGGGCGGGCGCCGTGTCACGGGTGGCGCGCGGGGCGGCGCTGGCGGTGGACTACGGGCACCTGCGAGACGACCGGGTGGCGGGTCGGTACGCGCGCGGGACGTTCGCCGCGTACCGGGGCGGGCGGCGGGTGGAGCCGGTGTTCGACGGCACGTGCGACCTGACGGCGCACGTGGCGCTGGACGCGTGCGCCGAGGCCGCCGGTGGCGAGTGGGTGCTGGTCTCGCAACGGGACGCGCTGGCCGCGCTGGGCTTGAGCGGCGAGGTGCCGCGGACGGGCGACGGGTCGGCGTGGTTGGCGGCGGCGGAGCGGGCGTCCCGCGTGGCCGAGCTGCGGGCCGAAGGCGGCCTGGGGTCGTTCGGGTGGCTGCTGCACGGCGTCGGCGTGCCCGTGCCGGCCTTGCTCCCGCCCCTGCCCCCGTGGCGACCTTGA
- a CDS encoding DUF1203 domain-containing protein, producing MRIHALPNDVLDRARALAGTDEHHELHDESPGAPLRCCLRKAGPGEPVILFRHTPAAGRGPYEELGPVFAHTEPCDGPATAAEFPEAFRHAPRTLRAYTAAGRIHGGEVAEPDVLADRVTALLDDPAVAEVQVRSASHGCFLFAITRD from the coding sequence ATGAGGATCCACGCGCTGCCGAACGACGTGCTGGACCGGGCGCGCGCGCTCGCCGGCACCGACGAGCACCACGAGCTGCACGACGAGTCGCCCGGCGCGCCACTGCGCTGCTGCCTGCGCAAGGCCGGGCCCGGTGAGCCGGTGATCCTGTTCCGCCACACGCCCGCCGCGGGCCGGGGGCCGTACGAGGAGCTGGGACCGGTGTTCGCGCACACCGAGCCGTGCGACGGGCCGGCGACCGCCGCGGAGTTCCCGGAGGCGTTCCGCCACGCACCGCGGACCCTGCGCGCCTACACCGCCGCGGGCCGCATCCACGGGGGCGAGGTCGCCGAGCCGGACGTCCTCGCCGACCGCGTCACCGCGCTGCTCGACGACCCGGCCGTCGCCGAGGTCCAGGTCCGCAGCGCCTCCCACGGCTGCTTCCTGTTCGCGATCACCCGCGACTAG